From the genome of Aspergillus oryzae RIB40 DNA, chromosome 4:
TCCTTGATATGGAGTTCGTGGGGGTTGATGCGCACAATGGGGCCATATTTCCCGTGGAGGCGTTCGATTTCCCACATGAACTGGCCACCGAGGAGGACATCAAAGAATACTTCGTACCAACCGGTTAGGGCGGCGAGCGTTGGGCCGGGGAATTTGGCGAGcggggagaggaagagacggTAGATAGCTAGGCTTGCTGTGTAGATTGCCAGTGCTATGCATGTAGAACAGACAGCTTGGAAGAACGTGGGCATCATCTTCTAGTACGGGAGGTATGGTAAAAGTAGAATGATAGTTCTTCTTAGAAGGGACGGCAGATATTAGGTTTTACTAGTGACCACGTAGTATCGGGGACTTTATATGTGATCTTGACAGACTGCGCTGAAGTCTGTGTTACAACATGTCTACCCAACTTGCATTATTCGCCCAAGTCCTGGGCTATATTAGCTTATGACAGTTCTCGAAAGAGCCCAACAAGATAAAAAGCCACGAAAACACCGTCTTCGAAGTACCTCTATGCCCGAGAATATGTGCATAAGGCTCCCTCCAGGATACAGAGACATCATAGCCTCCACTACAATCAAGTctcaagacgaagaaaatgcaagAGAAGCGAGGACCTCCGGAGACTACAAAAGTCATGGATTACCTGTCTTGCTATTCGGCAGGTTTGGGTAATTTCGTAAGACATTGGCCAAGtatagaagaaagaaagcacTGGAAGTCGGCATCTAATGTAAGTATTTGTTGTCGATTGAGTTATTATTCCCTTAAAGTATGCATGTGCACAAATTCGTGTCAATTAGTCCTCTTAGGTTCTGATATTGCTACCGAATATGCTCTAAGAAGCCCTGTCTTGACATGCGCGGTACAAAATAACGCTTGATATCGACGTTGGAGAGAAGTACACTAATATACGTATCCAACTGATAATTACACCTCAAATCCCAATCCAActccatttccttcacaTGATACATTAGACACCATAACACCAATGGAATACAAAACCCACAAAGTCTCAAATAAATAACAACTCCCTTCCTCCCCCGAACCAATCCCGTTCCCTGCTAAACATCCACAACCTGCCAAACAAACCATAAGTCCACAAAACACCATCACAATCTCACAATCACCATTCCCAAAACCATAAACCACCCCCACAGCGGAACCCAAAGCCTATCCGAACCCCAGATCATCCACATATGCAGAAAGTCTAATGTCAGCCTTGTAGCATCATTCAAAGTCTATTCACATTTCGACCACGTCATAGACATTCTTATACTTTTATCTTCACTTCGAATTCATGCGTGTTTGATTGAGGCATATATCTGGGAGGGTATATTTTGTGGAGAGTGAGATCTCTACATCTTGTTATTTATCTTTGAGAGTGTCGGTTCTTATATTCTTATAACAGGGCTGTACTCAAAAACAACTCCCTCCTTCACTACCATACACATTCTACACCTCCTACACATCCGAAGATAGTtacaagaagagaagagaagactagaagaagaagaaaagaggaaagcaaaatgACCGTCAAAGAAATCACCTCGTCCGTCCCCATCCCAATCCTCCCCAAACCCCATATCAACCCTACTAAGAAAAGAACCCCAAAAAAAGCTACCCAACCCTCCAAGAAACAATCCAATCCCCCACACCCACAATAGTCGATTTCACAGCGGGCTGGATCGGTCCCTGTCGTCCGATGTTCTCAGCTTTCGAGCAGATCTCGCACACAACACCGTACATGGCGTTTTACCGGATGGACGTGCGGAAGTTGTCGGATGAGGAGATCGCCAAGTTGGGGATTGTGGCTATGCCGACGTTTATGGTTTTTcgggaggggaggaaggtAGGGGATTTGGTGGGGGGGAGTCCGGGGGTTTTGGAGGGGTTTGTTACTGGGGTTCTTTAGATTGTCTTTTATCCATTTGGGTTGGTAGAACtttgggattgggatggtggtggtggtggtggtggtgggggggGATGTATTAGATTCGCATTTGGCTGGGTGGCTTAGGTTGCATTGAACGCATTGCATCAACTGTTAATATTTATTCATATCGTGGTGGTCAAAGCGGTTATGTACAATCTGGTATTATTGAGTATATATAGCAGACGGCATAAATCGTACAGTCTATGCAGCATCTTGAATCACAAAACCACGCTTGATTGGTATCTCAAAGGCTAATAGCCGCAGAAGTTTATCATATCCCACAGACTCCAAACTCCGTCAATGCGTAGATCGCTCGAATATCACTTGCAAAATCGTTATGGCATGCCGCCCGTCGCGCTGAAATCAAACATCATTTGACTATCCAACAAGATGAACGACTCGTATCGGAGACCTCGTTCCCGCTGATACACGTCGGACCACACCGGGACACTGCTGTTCCAGACGTGTCCGTATCCCTCGAAAAGCTGACGCCAGTAGCATGCTTCGGCGGCCTTCGTCAAATAGCGCTCACGGAAGGTGCGCACGCTGTTGTTGGCAATCCGCTGGGCCGTACTCGGGTCGTCGAGGAGAGGCTCAATCTTGCTCTCAAGATCGCTGAAGTCTCGCTCAACCTCAATGTAGTTTTGATTCGGGCCGTCCGGTACGAGAAGATAgtgatggtgttggatatACTGTAGTTTATGCGCCACGATTACTGAGTTACAGGCCTGACGGTACTTCAATGAAGCGGAATATGATCGGCCTGTGCGGTGGTCGGATTAGTACTCTGGAAACTCAATAAAAAATTACAACAATAAAAACCCACCTTCAACGTGTGCGATAAACATATATCGGCAGTGATCTTCCATCGACATGATATTCGTCCGCTCAAACCAGTTCACTTGCTTGACGTCACCCCACGGCTTATCCCGAGCGGCATCCATCAACGCGCGGCGCAGCTTCGGCGCGAAACTTGGTTTGCCGCGCCAAACCAACTGCGGGGTTTTCTGCGACCACGGAATATCGGCTCTCTTGACACGTTCGACGACTTGATCAAAGGGTCCAATCGAGTTCCGCGGGTTATCCCACGCCCAGAACCCAAAGTCCGGCATCAGCCAGACGCCTTGCTCGGCTGCAGAACGTGCAAGAACCCAGACAGGATTGTCGGAGCTCGTGACATCTTCGACCTTATCCTCCACTGAGAAAACAAACTCGATGTCGCGGCGAGTAGCTCGGTCGGAATCCGCGACCAGCGCGCGATGGATGGAACTCAATGCCGCTACAATTTTTCGTCGATGGTCCTCTTGCTTTGCCCGCGCCGCAACCACATACAGCTCGCCGCGAGAAATAAACGCGCGAACCATACCGAATCCTAAGGGAATGCGATCCAGGTCCTCGGTCGCAAGAGCGCCTTGGGACCGCCAAAAGCTCTCGGCGCGGAAGACGTCTTCGTAGAGTCCCGGGAATGCGGCCTTGCACTGAGGTGTACTGAGACCCTCATTATTTGAATCGCGATCCGAGTTAAATTCCCATTTCGGGGCGGAGGTAAGCTGCGGGACAAGACTATGTTCGGAGCATGACAGGCAGGTGGAGCACTGGAAGGTGGTCGAAGTTTGGCACGCACAGTGTCCGGCGGGGATGAGTTGGGTCAAAAGCGGATGAATATAGTCTCGGTCGGAATTGACGCCATACCAGATAGCGACAATACAAGCGAAGCTCATAAATCCCACGAGGTAAAACAGGTAGAGGAGACCAATTGGTCGCAGGCGCCATCTCGAACAACTGGGTATGGCCATCGCGCCGGCGAAGACGAGATGACGCGTAAATAGATCGATAGCATTGTAggatagaggaagaaggaaagaaaagaaagagagagagagaggaggacAAAATTGAGCCAAGGGGGCAGCGGGAAGGATAAACGAATGAAGCAAAAGGATCAGGGGCCTAGAATGACGGCGCGAGAGGCAATGACGCGGCGATGCTCTGAAACTTACACGGCGGGGGGTTGACAATCCTTCCCTTTTGGTCAATGATGGACAAGCTTTGTGGGGCCTCCCCTCGTCCGACCATTGGTCCGTAGCTTTTTTAACATCGTCCGGCGGAAGTCCCTGAATTTGACTaattcttctttcttctctgttacTTGTCGCATTCGTTACTGAGTTTGGCATGTCATCGTAAAAAACTGGGCAAGAAAGCAAACATTGCCCCCGAAAACAAGGT
Proteins encoded in this window:
- a CDS encoding thioredoxin family protein (predicted protein), whose amino-acid sequence is MTVKEITSYPTLQETIQSPTPTIVDFTAGWIGPCRPMFSAFEQISHTTPYMAFYRMDVRKLSDEEIAKLGIVAMPTFMVFREGRKVGDLVGGSPGVLEGFVTGVL
- a CDS encoding uncharacterized protein (predicted protein): MPNSVTNATSNREERRISQIQGLPPDDVKKATDQWSDEGRPHKACPSLTKREGLSTPRRVSFRASPRHCLSRRHSRPLILLLHSFILPAAPLAQFCPPLSLSFFSFLLPLSYNAIDLFTRHLVFAGAMAIPSCSRWRLRPIGLLYLFYLVGFMSFACIVAIWYGVNSDRDYIHPLLTQLIPAGHCACQTSTTFQCSTCLSCSEHSLVPQLTSAPKWEFNSDRDSNNEGLSTPQCKAAFPGLYEDVFRAESFWRSQGALATEDLDRIPLGFGMVRAFISRGELYVVAARAKQEDHRRKIVAALSSIHRALVADSDRATRRDIEFVFSVEDKVEDVTSSDNPVWVLARSAAEQGVWLMPDFGFWAWDNPRNSIGPFDQVVERVKRADIPWSQKTPQLVWRGKPSFAPKLRRALMDAARDKPWGDVKQVNWFERTNIMSMEDHCRYMFIAHVEGRSYSASLKYRQACNSVIVAHKLQYIQHHHYLLVPDGPNQNYIEVERDFSDLESKIEPLLDDPSTAQRIANNSVRTFRERYLTKAAEACYWRQLFEGYGHVWNSSVPVWSDVYQRERGLRYESFILLDSQMMFDFSATGGMP